The Oncorhynchus mykiss isolate Arlee chromosome 20, USDA_OmykA_1.1, whole genome shotgun sequence genomic sequence ATATCTGGTCTATTATCCTGGCTGCTGACCTAGACTAACTTGGAGTGTGTAATCCATTAGCTGCACAATGATTCACAGTATTGCTTAACTGTTCAGTAGTACCCAATAACAGATTATTTCCAGTTATGAAGCTAACATCACTATTTTGACAGACACAACACAGTCTTGGATAGATAGGCTTATTGGCTAGACAAGATAGGCTTACTGTTGTAATTCATTTAGCCCTAATTTCTGCGGTGGTCATTCCTCTACCCCAGAGTTGGGGGGTCTGCTGAAGTTTGTGCGGCCATTCCTCATCTCCATCAGTAAGGCTAAGGCAGCCCGGCTGGTCCGCTCCCTGCTTGACCTCTTCCTAGACATGGAGGCAGCTACAGGCCAGGAGGTGGAGCTGTGTCTGGAATGCATTGAGTGGGCCAAGGTGGAGAAGAGGACCTTCCTCAGACAGGCTCTTGAGGTAAGCTGGCCTCCTTCACCTAGAAGACGAGCTGTTGTAGACTGACGATTTAGTTTGAAGACCATATGTGATTTAGTCTCTCTCAACATGTTTCCCTACCATCCCAAAGTGATATCATTCATATTTTTACACTATGATGTGTTTCAATGGTAATCAATTACACAttactcttcccctctccccaggCCCGTCTGATCTCGCTCTATTTTGACACCAAAAGATACCAGGAGGCCTTGGCGCTTGGTGAGTGACAGTTCTATCTGTATGGACTGACAATATTATCCCTGCTCCATGAGCTCAGCATCTGTCTGAGCGTGGAGGGCTAAGCATTGGATATGATCACCCATAGCTGTATCCAACGCTATGTAGCGTGACTTAGTATCCCATTCACCCCCGTCTCCTGGACGCCTTATAATGAGCTGTCAAACAGGTCGAGACTCATGACATTGAGTTGATCTTTAATATTCCACAACACCAAGATTGTGGGCCACACACGTATACTAAAGATATGTTAACTAGAAGGCACTTTAGATAAGTGTCCGCTAAATTACTATATGACCATTATATTATGTTTTTCTGGTGTTCAGGCACCCAGCTGCTCCATGAGCTGAAGAAGATGGATGACAAGGCGCTGCTGGTGGAGGTGCAGCTGCAGGAGAGCAAGACGTACCACGCGCTCAGCAACCTGCCCAAGGCCCGTGCCGCTCTCACCTCAGCCCGCACCACGGCCAACGGCATCTACTGTCCCCCCAAGCTGCAAGCCGCCCTGGACATGATGTCAGGTCAGTCCCAGTGAACGAGCCTCCATCCATAGCCCCCTACAGTTGCTAAGCCATTGAGGAACACTAATGGCAGCTTATGTTGTCATTTTGTCAGAAACATCAAAGttatacaacagaatagaatacactCTGAGCTCTTGTTTTCTTCTATCAATAAAATAAGCAATGAAGCTGTCAATTCATCAGAAAAATTGCCTATATTCATTGTGTATTAATTTACAAAGGATTTCAATGTCAATACCTTACTCATTTGTAACACCCAGAATTAGTTTATTGACCCAAATTTAAGAAGTTGAGGTGGTGAAGTGCCATGCTTAGTGTGGATGACTGACCATGCTTCCTCCCTGCAGGGATTGTCCACGCAGCTTCGGAGAAAGACTGGAAGACTGCCTACTCCTACTTCTTTGAGGCCTTTGAGGGCTACGATTCCATCGACCACCCTAAAGCCATTACCGGTCTCAAATACATGCTGCTCTGCAAGATCATGCTCAGCCTGTAAGTGATACTACCTCCTAGCTGTGTCGCAATGATATGAAGCATACAGGTATGGCTTGGGGTAGCGTTGATGTGTTCTGACTTGGTTGACCCTCTGGTGCTGGTCTCTTTCAGACCAGAAGAGGTGCAATCCCTGATCAGCGGTAAACTGGCCCTGCGGCATGCGGGCCGACAGGTAAGAACCCACCATTTGCGTGTGTGGGGGTGGTTTTTCCTCAACTTGCATTGTGTAACAAGTTTAAATTGGTTGGTACCTGGCTGACCGTAGTCTCTACCTCCCTTTGCAGACAGATGCACTGAAATGTGTTGCACAAGCCAGCAAGAACAGATCATTAGCAGACTTTGAAAAGGTAACAACTCTCTTTTGCCCTCATTGTTGGTgcaatgtttctttttttgtgtgtgtctgtctgaggaCCTCTATTGTGACGGGCCCATTTGTATCCTCCCTCGTCtcaccttccctctcctccccactaagcctctttcttttctccctctttctttctttcctctctttctttcctctccgtctcctcctatttccccccctccatctctaggCCCTTACAGAATACAAAGCAGAGTTGAGAGACGACCCCATCATCAGAACCCACCTGGCCACACTGTATGACAACCTGCTGGAAGGGAACCTTATCCGTGTCATCGAACCCTTCTCCAGAGTACAGGTATGTACATCCGGGGACGGTAAATATGGCTTGATGTTGGATTTCTAACTAACCACTCTTATCATAATCCTTTATGGTGTTTCTCCTTTCCAGATTGAACACATATCAGGTCTCATCAAACTGTCAAAGGTATAGCGGTTTCTGCTTTTCTACCTTAATTTCTTTGGTATTTGAGAAGGGGGAAAATCGGCAAGCATTTAGTCCTGTGTTATAATAGTCACACATCTTATTAATCCTATATGCCTTGATGTATTGTCAGTAATCGGTGgatatgtgtttgtttttttccccttagGCGGATGTCGAGAGGAAATTGTCACAGATGATCCTGGACAAGAAGTTTCATGGTAAATCAATTCTCTACTTGCTTGATACATGTCTGGTATAAACTACTGTATCACACCTCTACTTGTATTCTGTTCAGTGAAATGTTGTTTAGTCTAAATTGCCTGTATGACTCATTATAGGGATCTTGGACCAAGGTGAGGGTGTCTTGATCATATTTGATGAGCCACCAGTTGACAAGACTTATGGAGCGGCCTTGGAAACTATTCAGAACATGAGCAAAGTTGTGGACTCGCTTTACAACAAAGCGAAGAAGCTAACATAGGTGGGGCTCTTCAAGAGCGACACATGCACACTTGCCACATGTTCTGTCAGATTGCATAACTCACTGCATCCTTCCAAACAGGAAAGGATGACTTTTCAAACCACTGTGCTTACTGTAGATCTTGTGTATTTTTTGTCCTCAGAACAAATGTCGGGACCACAGCAGCACAgtggcgggtgtgtgtgtgtgaccagagtGTGTAACGTTTTAAGAAGGGGACATGGGAGAGCGACCAAAAAAGTCAACAGGATTCCCGGTTCCCCCTCAACGGACAATTCCATCACCCCTCTAATtcgcattattttattttttgatgTTCTTTCAGGATTCTGTTAATCTCATCGGCCACAGCAGGCCATCAGGGAATATTGTACAACCACAATAAAAGTTTAAGAAAGAGAAATACATGTTTATCTCCTGTAGAATAAAGATTGGGCTTACAAAGCCTACAGCTGACTCCGTTGCCACAGGAAAAGATGCAATATCGAGCGCCACCAACACTGCTTCTTTTACGGGCCCGGGACAAGGCTTTTGGTCAAGGTGGTCTCTTCATTTCTCTCTGTTCATATCTTTCTGAAGCAGATGGGGTTTTAGCTAGTTGAAGGTAGGTTAGAAAACATTGGGATAGCCCAGCTGTTAAATTTGCATGTTGACATTTCTcttgagtcttgtcctggaggaaGAACTGTGCAATTTCCCATTAGACGCGCCAGCTGAAAAGTCAAAGGGGGGCTATACTGTAGGTATTCATGAAAacagaaattagctttttggtcATAATTTAAGGTTATGCATTAGGGTAAGCATCGTGATTAGGTTTAAAGTCTGAATTGTGCGAGCTAGTGACCActcagagctgcctccagaacaagattcatgatgaCAAATGCTAACCTGTGTTAAATTTAGTCAAACTAGCTCCCTCTAACTCTTGCTGTGCTCATCATATTCATGCCAAGAGTCAGTCAATAACCCTTCATGAAATTTCAAATGGTTGTCAACATCACTTTATTTGGTTTGCATTTTGTTTTTAACTCAAATAAATCGGACACTTTTGTCCCCTTCATACTGTGAGTACATAGTGCAGAATGGATGCCATTTCACACAACTAGTGCCCTCTTTTGGCCCTCTATGCCTCAACGTTTGGCTACATTTATATAATTTAGGGGTGCAGAAGTGGCGATGTATTGATTGCCTCTGAGCGTCTGTCTGATCCCGAGTGACCGATTAATCCATTGTTAGATCCTGGTATGCTAATAACCAAACAACAATTTGTatggtttagatttttttttcatttgtcattttcagaaataaacatttttgtatttttaaggATTTCTGTCTGCCTCTTGGAAAATATCCCTGACCCTGGCAGTTCGATTGGGCCAGTTTAGCCCAATGATGTGCTCTTGTGCTAAGGCCATTTGGGTTGGGTGTCCCTTGTTGGACAAGTGACTTCAGTTGATTTGGACGCCAGTGTAGAAATAAAGGTCTAATAGATGAAGGCCTGCGAAGTAAATGTGTGCTGGGACTAGCAGCTTCAACTGGGTGGGGAAGAATGAATCTCTCCAGTTGCTGACTGGGTGGAAGTAAGGAAGAAGGTCAAAGGGAAGAGCTGTGTAGGAAAAATCCCTGTCAAGTCAACTCTGGGATTGCCATGTTGTGAACTGCAATTGgagggttatgaatactttggCATTGTGTATTGTCTATTCTCCTGCTGGGCAAATATTCCTGTGTTGGAAAATGGCCTTGTTCCATCAAAGGGCATTAAACCACAATTTCAATGACATCTTTGGATTGTTTTTTACAGAAGGCAATGTAAATATTTTATGAACCTGTTTGTGTAATGAAATGTAGTCATTGAGTTAAAAAAGGAAGGATCTGTATTCtgacatggtgtttatacactAAATAAGACCATTATATTCCGTTTTAGCCCAGTCTTGGTTCAGAGGGTGCATCGTTGCAAAGAGTTCATGATTTCTGCACCAGAGTTCTCCAATATTGTGCCATAAACTGCACTGAACTGACTTTCCCTCATTTTTTGTCAGTGAAGCATTTGAGTTTTTCAGTATGTTAACAAGGAGCAGTCACTAAACATTAGTGGGAGTCCCATTTCAGGAATGTCCACATCTACATTTATCTGTTAGGTAGGTGCCAAATGTGTAAAACCATACATTTTGGGACAAAGTCTGAGGTGAATAGATGTaatgcacagtaccagtcaaaagtttggacacagctactcattgaaaggtttttattttttattatttctagattgtagaataatagtgaagacatcaaatctatgaaataacacatatggaatcatgtaagcaaaaaagtgttaaacaaatcaaaataaatgtttttttgagaTTTTTCCAACTAGCCACATTTTTCCTTGATGACAccttggcacactcttggcattctctcaaccagtttcacctggaatgcttttccaacagtcttgaaggagttcccacaaatgttGAGCACTTttgggctgcttttccttcactcagcgGTCCAATCCACCTCACACAATCTCAATTTGGTTGCACTCCATCACAGccgggaggtgtgttttgggtcattgtcctgttgaaaaataaatcatAGTCCTACTGAACGAAAACCAGATGGGAAggcgtatcgctgtagaatgctgtggtagccatgcttgttaagtgtgccatgaattctacataaatcactgacagtgtcaccagcaaagcaccatcaaacctccacagtgggaaccacacatgccgagatcatccgttcatctactctgcctctcacaaagacactgcggttgaaaccaaaaatcttaaatttggactcatcagaccaaaggacattctACCTGtgtaatatccattgctcgtgtttcttggcccaagcaagtctcttctcctTATTGGTGACCTttactagtggtttctttgcagcaatttgaccataaaggcctgactcatgcattctcctctgaacagttgatgttgagatgtgtctattacttgaattctgtgaagcatttatttgggctgcaatcctctgcagcagaggtaactctgggtctttcctttcctgtggcggtctttatgagagccagtttcatcatagtgcttgatggtttttgcgactgcacttgaagaaactttcaatgttcttgaaatgttccggattgactgaccttcatgtcttaaagtaatgatggacagtcgtttctctttgctcatttgagctgttcttgccataatatggacttggtcttttacctaaTAGTGCTATAAtatgtataccccccccccccccccgtcacaacacaactgattggctcaaatgcattaagaaggaaagaaattccaacaAATTAGGGTGTctacttttgaagaatctcaaatataaaatatatttagatttgtttaagacttctttggttactacatgattccatatgtgctatttcatagttttgatgtcttcactattattctacgatgtagtacatagtacaaataaagaaaaacccttgaataagtaggtgtgtccaaacttttgactggtactgtaaatctacaggtaacttccaaaataaaagaaacaccaacataaagtgttttAGTAGGGCATTTGATCACCACGAGCAGCCAGAACAGCATAAATGTgctttggcatagattctacaagtgtctggaattctattaaagtggaaaaccacactacaagctcatccaactttgatgtaatgtccttaaaacaagtcaaaatgaggttcagtagtgtgtgtggcctccacgtgcctgtatgacctccctataacgcctgggcatgctcctgatgaggtggcggatggtctcctgagggatctcctcccagacctggactaaagcatccgccaactcctggatagtctgtggtgcaatatggcgttggtggatggagcgagacatgatgtcccagatgtgcccaattggattcaggtctggggaatgggtgGGCCAgttcatagcatcaatgccttcctcttgcaggaactgctgacacactccagccacgaggtctagcattgtcttgcattaggaggaacccacggccaaccgcaccagcatatggtctcacaaggggtctgaggatctcatctcggtacctaatggcagtcaggctacctctggcaagcacatggagggctgtgcggccccccaaagaaatgccaccccacaccatgactgacccaccaccaaaccggtcatgctggaggatgttgcaggcagcagaacgttctccacggcgtctccagactgtcacgtctgtcacatgtgctcagtgtgaacctgctttcatctgtgaagagcacagggtgccagtggcgaatttgccaatcttggtgttctctggcaaatgccaaacgtcctgcacggtgttgggctgtaagcacaacccccacctgtggacgtcgggccctcataccaccctcatggagtctgtttctgaccgtttgagcagacacatgcacatttgtggcctgctggaggtcattttgcagggctctggtagtgctcctcctgctactccttgcacaaaggcggaggtagcggtcctgctgttgggttgttgccctcctacggcctcctccacgtctcctgatgtactggcctgtctcctggtagcgcctccatgctctggacactatgctgacagacacagcaaaccttcttgccacagctcgcattgatgtgccattctggatgagctgaactacctgagccacttgtgtgggttgtagactccgtctcatgctaccactagagtgaaagcaccgccagcattcaaaagtgaccaaaacatcagccaggaagcataggaactgagaagtggtctgtggtcgccacctgcagaaccactcctttattgggggtgtcttgctaattgcctataattacaactaacattgagtggctgctgccaacacactgactcaactccagccactttaataatgggaattgatgtaaaatatatcactagccactttaaacaatgctacttaatataatgtttacataccctacattattaatctcatatgtctatgtatatactgtactctatatcatctactgcatctttatgtaatacatgtatcactagccactttaaactatgccactttgtttacatactcatctcatatgtatatactgtactctataccatctactgcatcttgcctatgccgttctgtaccatcactcattcacatatctttatgtacatattctttatccctttacacttgtgtgtataaggtagtagttttggaattgttagttagattactcgttggttattactgcattgtcggaactagaagcacaagcatttcgcctcactcgcattaacatctgctaaccatgtgtatgtgacaaataaaatttgatttgatttgattcatttccacctgttgtctattccatttgcacaacagcatgtgcaatttattgtcaatcagtgttgcttcctaagtggacagtttgatttcacagaagtgtgattgacttggagttacattgtgttgtttaagtgttccctttatgttttttgagcagtgtactttgTATCCCTAATTTACTCATGTGTtgtctttattttggcagttacctgtgggTATGACGTTGAGCAAAAACATGATGGACCTGTTTCACTAGAGTGTTTACAGAAATACAGTGTCCACCAATATTCCACCAAAAGCAACTTGTGTATTtagattttatatatttttttattgatatTTCGCAGCATCCACAGCTTCACACAGTTTTCCAAAACCCCAAAAGTATTTCTTGTTTTGGTTTctatacacatcaatatcaaATGTGCAGACGGTTCTTGCTGACTAACAATTACCAAGTATATCTGATGTTCAGATAAATTCAAATAAATATGTTTTCAAAAGTGTTTGCGTTCTCTTTTCTGTTTAGTATTTTTATGATCGGCCTATTTGCAATACAGTATTCACTTTTCCATTTGACTTCATAAAATAATCTCTCTGACCATTTGTATACTAGCAAACTTGGAAATTCACATATTGAGAATAGGCATAAAAAAGTAATCCTGATAAtgtacaatatatttttttagtttATGAGCGTGTTAAAAACAACTACTTATGCTCATAGTATTGAAGCAGTTTATTAGATAGTTTTATTGTGCAGTTTCCGAAATATGTACACACCTGGAATAAATTTACCTGCGGAGTGCATATTTATATGCTGTCCCGCTGGCAAAAAATTCCAACAGTTTGGGTAATCTGTAGCTTGTCCAAACATTGCAACACCAAGGTGTGCGTGATGACATCACTTTGTAAGTCACGTCGATCCCGCCCACTTAGCCTGTGTAGCATTAGTGGAGTTCAACGATTGTGCTGTCAGCAGTGCTGGGAACATTTACGCTGAATTGTATTTGAAAAACGACAACAAACAGCAATATGGCCGGCCGGGTGAGTTTCCTTTAAATAAATGGCTTTAGGTAAACATATTTAGTCATAGATGAGAATGATAACAATGCTGTGTTTTAAGGATGTTTCAGCTAATACTagctaccgttagctagctagctacctccaacacacacacacacaacctactaGCCTGTGTGGCAGAGTACGTCATTCAAACCTCGGCCCGGAAGACGAGTGAGTATTTTAGGGATAGTGTCCACTGCAAGCCATGTAATATCAAGCTAGCTACAcaatacactcaaatagtatctCTCTATGCTGTATCTCTAGTCAGTCTCGAACAGGAAACCCCTTAGTGATAGTAGCTTGCTAGTTAAGCCAGCTCAGTATGAAAGGATACATCTAGCGAAACAAGTTTCATCTCTACTGCCAGCAAGGTTTGACCGCTGACCAACTTGTTGACTAGCTTTCAATGCCACAGGCAAGCTAGATAGATAGTCcagtgcccacacacacactagtcccaCCAGGGAAGTGAAATTGAAATGTCCGACTGCTGGGAAAGAGGCACAACAACAGAAAACGAACTCCTTTTTAGTCCTAATATAATTCAACATTAGCTAGAGCTTTCCACTTTCAAGATACTTGAACAATGTGGACTAGCTAGGTATCCACTGGCTGACAGTGGCACTGTAGCACAGATAAAATGGGTTTCATTCATCTTTGACTGTAGAGTGTGAAATCTGTGATTGACACAATGTTATGATGAAGTAACTGGGGCCCCTATAATGCAAAGGCTGCAGCTGTCAAACAGTCTTGCTCACGTCTAGGGGTTGTTTTTCCTATAAGTATTTTGTGTACATTTAGACCGTTTGAGTTGATTACATTTGGATAGAATGTGAGGAATTCCCTTAAAGGTAGACTTAGTGATTATGACTCACTAcaggtcaaatgttttagaacagggtttttctttatttttactattttctacattgtggaataatggtgaagacatcaacactatcaaataaaacaaatgcaatcatgcagtaaccaaaaaaagtgttaaacaaatcaaaatattttttatatgatTCTTAAAAttaccaccctttgccttgatgacagctttgcatactcttggcattctctaaaccagcttcatgcggtagtcacctggaatgcatttcaattaacaggtgtgctgcCTTAAGGTACAggtatgccagcagcataccaccctgcataccactgcttgcttgcttctgaagctaagtccctggatgggagacccagatgctgctggaagtggtgttggagggccagtaggaggcactctttcctctggtctaaaaaaaaatatcccaatgccccagggcagtgattggggacattgccctgtgttgggtgccgtctttcggatgggacgttaaacgggtgtcctgactctctgaggtcattaaagatcccatggcacttatcgtaagagtaggggtgttaaccccggtgtcctggctaaattcccaatctgaccctcgaACCATCATGGttacctaataatccccagtttaccaatggctcattcatccccctcctctcccctgtaactattccccaggtcgttgctgcaaatgagaacgtggtctcagtcaatttacctggtaaaataacggataaataaaataagtttatttgtgttatttcttttctgtgtttgagccaatcagttgtgatgtgacaaggtTGGGGGGTATAcagctatttggtaaaagaccatgtccatattatgccaagaacagctcaaataagcaaagattacttaaagacatgaatgtcagtcaatacggaaaatttcaagaactttgaaagtttcttcaagtgtagtcgcaaaaaccatcaagctctatgatgacattggctcatgaggaccaccacaggaaaggaagacccagagttacctctgctgcagaggataagttcaatagagttaccagtctcagaaattgcagcccaaataaatccttcagagttcaagtaaaagacacatctcaacatcaactgttcagaggagactgtgtgaatcaggccttcatggtcgaatttttgcaaagagacttgcttggaccaagaaacacgagcaatggacattacaccggtagaaatctgtcctttggtctggagtccaagtTGGGGATTTTTGTTCCAGACAGCGTGTCtttgtgtgggtgaacggatgatctctgcatggaggtgttatggtgtgggtgtgctttgctggtgacactgtctgtgctTTATTTAgacttcaaggcacacttaacacagcattcttcagcgattacaccatcccatctggtttgggcttagtgggactatcaattaTTTTTCAACAATGACccatcacacctccaggctgtgtaagggctatttgaccaaggagagtgatggagtgctgcatcagatgacttggcctctaCAACCCCCTGACctaaaccaaattgagatggtttgggatgagtcgaactgcagagtgaaggaaaagcagccaacaagtgctcagcatatgtgtgaactccttcaagactgttggaaaagcattccaggtagctagttgagagaatgccaggagtgtgcaaagttTTCATCAAGATAAaggatggctatttgaagaatctcaaatattaaatatttttggatttgtttaacacttatttggtaactaacatgattctatgtgttgtttcatagttttgatgtcttcactattataatgtagaaaatagtcttataaataaacccttgaatgagtaggtgttttaaaacttttgaccggtagagtagatgcagaaagtaaacagcatagtagGTACATTTCCCCTAACAACTCAGAGCGTTGAAGCACTAACCCGTGCACATGCGCAGATAtcgtgtgactgtgtgagagcaaaGTCTTGCGTCTCATTCATCTCAATGTCATGAGCAGCACCACAGACAATCTCATTTtattgagtctacctttaaacacAATCAGCAACTTAAAACAGCTGCTTAGCTAAAACTGTGCTTGCAGTGTTCCACAAATCATTTGAAAGTATTTGCCTTAGAGTGGAAAAGCTCCAGAGATTTGCTCCGGTCAGCCCAGTATCCAACTCAGTTTTCCATGAGGTTTATTAGCATAATTGGATTAGTTCCAAAATATAGACCTAAATAACAGTAGTATCTTTGATGTTGGTTGGTAACAGGGCAGCTCAAATGTACTCAACCTAAGCTTTTTTTCTGGCTACTTTTGCACCAAAGTGGTTTCTCAGAAAATCACTGACTGTAAGCAtcacattttattttgatttcaGTAATAGCATCCTAAAAATATAAAAGATTGAGTCTGTATTTGGGGAAACAGCGCCGCTGTTCACCCCAGCACCTTtgttatttttgggggggttgttgAAATGGAAGAGAGTAGCGTGTGTGTTCCCCCCCCCTCACAAAAAGGTGTTATTATTAAAATAAATTATAGTGGCCCTTGTGTGCACATCAAATAATACCGTATACCCCGGTATGGTACAGTATGACGGTATGAAAATCTGTATACCGAAAAGAAAATCTGTATATATTTTCACATGGACAGggtgtagtggagcgggttgaaagattccttggtgtccacaacacTAAGGATCTATCACGGTCCAATCACACCAACACAATCGTGAAGAGGTCACAACAATGcctctttccccctcaggagtctACACCCATTGTTTCTCCTCTTAATTTATTGGTGGGACGCCACAgttaatggcgccggaggagatggctgccattttaatGGGcttctaaccaattgtgctattctgtgtgtgttttcatgtttCACTTttatttgtacataatgtttctgccactgtctcttatgactgaaaagagcttctggacattacaacagcgattactcacctctgACCAAACAAAGATGTTTTATTTAATGAATCGGTGGTGAGAAATGTACGGCTCCTcccggaccaggcccaaatccccatcattcgcATGAAGAGGAGATGCCGATACAGGGGGTGCATATCTGGGTGCTTGGTAAGAATTAGTTGGTGAGTGGATAATCTGCCTTTACCATCCGTCCTACTGGCAACCGTGCAATCCCTGGAGTATAAACGGGACATATCTTCTGTttcgcatacaaagctctccctcgccctccatttggcaaatctgaccataattctatcctcctgattc encodes the following:
- the LOC110499117 gene encoding 26S proteasome non-ATPase regulatory subunit 11B, translated to MAAAAVVEFQRAQSLISTDRNASIDILHSIVRRDIQDSDEEAVRVKEQSILELGSLLAKTGQAAELGGLLKFVRPFLISISKAKAARLVRSLLDLFLDMEAATGQEVELCLECIEWAKVEKRTFLRQALEARLISLYFDTKRYQEALALGTQLLHELKKMDDKALLVEVQLQESKTYHALSNLPKARAALTSARTTANGIYCPPKLQAALDMMSGIVHAASEKDWKTAYSYFFEAFEGYDSIDHPKAITGLKYMLLCKIMLSLPEEVQSLISGKLALRHAGRQTDALKCVAQASKNRSLADFEKALTEYKAELRDDPIIRTHLATLYDNLLEGNLIRVIEPFSRVQIEHISGLIKLSKADVERKLSQMILDKKFHGILDQGEGVLIIFDEPPVDKTYGAALETIQNMSKVVDSLYNKAKKLT